One genomic region from Tepidimicrobium xylanilyticum encodes:
- the terL gene encoding phage terminase large subunit, with protein sequence MKGMDDLKKILDLIDYEIEKLEEKNEGENAIHNFKDFMIYDSQGRWHTAKHLDLITSKLQQVSEDTAKGIPHRLIITLPPRHGKSEVVSKKFPAWHLGRNPEHEIVLSSYSADLAYDHSRIARNTLLSHSELFGISIAKDSAAVGRWGLEGHRGGLFAAGVGGPITGRGMHIGIIDDPFKNAEEANSETIREKVWNWYTTTFYTRLAPGGSIIILMTRWHEDDLVGRLLEREKEDIQKGLDIISWEAINLPAIAEESDPLERLPGEALWPERFPIETLRETKRTLGSYWFDALYQQRPAPAEGNKFKRRWFRYFEEMDDYYILHTPEGNVTIPKDKCWRFQTADTASSEKQSSDYTVLTDWIVTPNNDLLVDDVFRDRIEVPEQEKVFQQRYYEKKPLFQAIETKNTGIALKQYLIRKGLPIKELKADVDKVSRAATIMVIYENGKVYHRKNSYWLEEWESELVTFPTGKYDDQVDTAAYAGIVLTQLRHKGENARPRGVRRKK encoded by the coding sequence GTGAAAGGAATGGACGACCTTAAAAAGATACTTGATTTAATAGATTATGAGATAGAAAAGTTAGAAGAGAAAAATGAAGGAGAAAACGCAATACACAACTTTAAAGATTTCATGATTTATGATAGTCAAGGTAGATGGCATACCGCTAAACACCTTGACTTAATTACTTCTAAGCTGCAACAGGTTTCAGAGGATACAGCCAAAGGAATACCACATAGACTTATTATTACTTTGCCACCTAGACATGGTAAGTCAGAAGTAGTTTCAAAAAAGTTTCCAGCATGGCATTTGGGAAGAAACCCAGAACATGAAATAGTTCTATCTTCATACTCAGCAGATTTAGCATATGATCATTCCAGAATAGCTAGGAACACATTACTTAGCCATAGTGAGTTGTTTGGAATAAGTATAGCCAAAGATAGCGCAGCTGTGGGAAGATGGGGACTGGAAGGACATAGAGGGGGATTATTTGCTGCAGGTGTTGGAGGCCCTATTACTGGTCGAGGAATGCATATAGGAATAATAGACGACCCTTTTAAAAATGCTGAGGAAGCCAATTCAGAAACCATAAGAGAAAAGGTATGGAATTGGTACACTACTACATTTTATACAAGGTTAGCTCCTGGAGGCTCTATAATAATTCTCATGACTAGATGGCATGAAGATGATCTTGTTGGGAGGTTACTAGAAAGAGAAAAGGAAGATATACAGAAAGGATTGGACATAATTTCATGGGAAGCAATAAACCTTCCGGCTATAGCGGAGGAAAGTGATCCTTTGGAAAGATTACCAGGTGAAGCATTATGGCCAGAAAGATTTCCTATTGAAACATTAAGAGAAACTAAAAGAACGTTAGGATCATATTGGTTTGATGCCTTATATCAGCAAAGGCCGGCACCAGCAGAAGGAAATAAATTCAAAAGAAGATGGTTTAGGTACTTTGAAGAGATGGACGATTATTACATCCTACATACACCGGAAGGTAATGTAACAATTCCTAAGGATAAGTGTTGGAGATTTCAAACTGCTGATACTGCTTCAAGTGAAAAACAATCATCTGACTATACGGTACTTACTGATTGGATAGTTACTCCTAATAATGATTTATTAGTTGATGATGTGTTCAGAGATAGAATAGAGGTTCCAGAACAAGAGAAAGTATTTCAACAAAGATATTATGAAAAGAAACCTTTATTTCAAGCAATAGAAACTAAAAATACAGGAATTGCCCTAAAACAATATTTAATAAGAAAGGGATTACCTATAAAAGAATTAAAAGCTGATGTTGATAAGGTATCTAGGGCAGCCACAATAATGGTTATATATGAAAATGGAAAAGTCTATCACAGAAAGAATTCTTATTGGCTTGAAGAATGGGAAAGTGAACTAGTTACATTTCCAACAGGAAAATATGACGACCAAGTAGATACTGCAGCTTATGCAGGAATAGTTTTGACTCAATTAAGGCATAAGGGAGAAAATGCAAGACCCAGAGGGGTGAGGAGGAAAAAATGA
- a CDS encoding phage portal protein, whose translation MKKKKRKSTGKPGYIEINKKAKEKIVTSSKQLENFDELYGDVLPPPYEPRDLLRIVEESSYLKQYIRAMATNIAKFGHEIKYKNDFDYDAEDKEIKREADREWDKLTRLYKYINPTEPFKKVIEKMVIDRESIGWGTVEVMRDGKGEVSHIEYARAANIRIVKQSKDESKPIEFKVLEKDDKGKYITQTYYKKFKKFVQIIGGKKVYFKEFGDPRQMDYQTGEYGEKVPEERRATEIAFFPIHDPTTDYGIPRWTGALVDIIGNRASEILNFTYFESGTILPAAIIVDGGQLTEESVEALREGKGLGNAFKLLLLETAPFEDGEFVSIDGNNKNKVSTKIEKLADAMNKDALFQEYQKYTREKVRDCFRLPPIFTGQSSDYTRATAEVAKQIAEEQIFAPEREDISSVFNTIINNELGIKYVEMTLKGPDFGDITEKVTALDPFIRAGAVTPNMLIEPLGVLLNKQFEPFPEEIGNIPIELLKLKLMTDRYEFNTTGAEEIEKVARTEVILYEMLEEIKSCLGEEEEDEQSKSNLQVY comes from the coding sequence ATGAAAAAAAAGAAAAGAAAAAGTACAGGTAAACCTGGATATATAGAAATAAATAAGAAAGCAAAGGAAAAAATAGTTACAAGTTCCAAGCAGTTAGAAAACTTTGATGAATTGTATGGGGATGTACTTCCTCCTCCTTATGAACCTAGAGATTTACTGAGGATAGTGGAGGAAAGCTCCTATTTAAAGCAATATATTAGAGCAATGGCTACGAATATAGCAAAATTTGGCCATGAAATTAAATACAAAAATGATTTTGATTATGATGCAGAAGATAAAGAGATAAAAAGAGAAGCAGACAGAGAATGGGACAAACTTACAAGGTTATATAAGTACATCAACCCAACAGAGCCATTTAAGAAAGTTATAGAAAAAATGGTTATAGACAGAGAAAGTATAGGGTGGGGTACTGTAGAAGTAATGAGAGATGGCAAAGGTGAAGTAAGTCATATTGAATATGCTAGAGCAGCTAATATCAGAATAGTAAAGCAATCAAAAGATGAATCTAAACCTATTGAATTTAAAGTATTGGAAAAAGACGATAAAGGCAAATATATTACTCAAACATACTATAAAAAGTTTAAAAAGTTTGTTCAAATAATAGGAGGTAAGAAAGTTTATTTTAAAGAATTCGGTGATCCAAGGCAAATGGATTATCAAACCGGAGAATATGGAGAAAAAGTACCTGAGGAAAGGCGTGCTACAGAAATTGCATTTTTTCCAATACATGATCCTACAACCGATTATGGGATACCTAGATGGACAGGGGCATTAGTGGATATCATAGGAAATAGAGCTAGTGAGATATTAAACTTTACTTATTTTGAAAGTGGGACAATTCTTCCTGCGGCAATAATAGTGGATGGTGGTCAATTAACAGAAGAAAGTGTAGAGGCTTTGAGAGAAGGAAAAGGTCTTGGAAATGCATTCAAGCTATTACTACTAGAAACTGCTCCATTTGAAGATGGGGAATTTGTTTCTATAGATGGAAATAACAAAAACAAAGTGTCTACAAAGATAGAAAAGCTTGCTGATGCCATGAACAAGGATGCTCTATTCCAAGAATACCAGAAGTACACTAGAGAAAAGGTGAGAGATTGCTTTAGGTTACCACCTATATTTACCGGTCAATCATCAGACTATACTAGGGCAACAGCAGAAGTAGCAAAGCAAATTGCAGAAGAACAGATATTTGCACCAGAAAGAGAAGATATATCGAGTGTATTTAATACAATTATCAATAATGAGTTAGGAATAAAATATGTGGAAATGACTTTAAAAGGACCAGACTTTGGAGATATAACTGAAAAAGTCACAGCACTCGATCCATTTATAAGAGCAGGAGCAGTAACACCAAATATGTTGATAGAACCTTTAGGAGTGTTACTGAATAAACAATTTGAGCCATTTCCTGAAGAGATTGGGAACATACCTATAGAGCTACTAAAGCTAAAATTGATGACAGATAGGTATGAATTTAATACCACAGGAGCTGAAGAAATAGAAAAGGTAGCAAGGACAGAGGTCATTCTTTATGAAATGTTAGAAGAAATTAAAAGTTGTTTAGGTGAGGAAGAGGAAGATGAACAAAGCAAGTCAAATTTACAAGTCTATTGA
- a CDS encoding phage head morphogenesis protein, which produces MNKASQIYKSIDKTLNKLIEINAKDYLKYQKNKPWYSIALEGYIDITRGILEFLKKYAKQYWEIIEGKNIFITKTKDEDNSKKQLIDGYDGIINENIKKIIERTIDQSIDELEEFYDEIIRDFLIIEAAKAAAYDIGLKFNFNKFDVLTRNYLRDKKIKWAKQVAETTEKRVKELLVKGYEEGLGTYEIAELIYNDYLFSYERAETIARTELLSACNYADFTAWKLDDNIYGKKWSAVPDGRTRLNHALADGQVRKIDEPFTVGGELLMYPLDVSLGASARNVVNCRCTMFYLTKEEYEKEVSSFKGLIF; this is translated from the coding sequence ATGAACAAAGCAAGTCAAATTTACAAGTCTATTGATAAAACACTAAATAAACTAATAGAAATAAATGCAAAAGACTATCTTAAATATCAGAAAAACAAACCTTGGTACTCAATTGCATTAGAGGGTTATATAGACATTACTAGGGGAATATTAGAGTTCTTAAAAAAGTATGCTAAGCAATATTGGGAAATAATTGAGGGTAAGAATATTTTTATAACAAAAACAAAAGATGAAGACAATTCTAAAAAACAATTAATTGATGGATATGATGGAATAATCAATGAAAACATAAAGAAAATAATTGAAAGAACGATAGACCAATCGATAGATGAATTAGAAGAATTTTATGATGAAATAATAAGGGATTTTCTGATTATAGAAGCTGCAAAAGCAGCCGCCTATGACATTGGATTGAAATTCAACTTCAATAAATTCGATGTGCTTACCAGAAATTATTTAAGGGATAAGAAAATAAAATGGGCAAAGCAAGTAGCTGAAACCACAGAAAAAAGAGTAAAAGAGTTATTAGTAAAGGGATATGAAGAAGGATTAGGAACTTATGAGATAGCAGAACTTATTTACAACGATTATTTATTTAGTTATGAAAGGGCAGAAACAATTGCAAGGACGGAGCTATTATCAGCTTGTAATTATGCGGATTTTACTGCCTGGAAGCTTGACGATAACATTTATGGTAAAAAGTGGAGTGCAGTACCTGATGGAAGGACTAGATTAAATCATGCTTTGGCAGATGGTCAAGTAAGAAAAATAGATGAACCCTTCACAGTAGGAGGAGAATTGCTCATGTATCCTCTAGATGTTAGCTTAGGGGCAAGTGCAAGAAATGTTGTGAATTGTAGATGTACTATGTTTTATTTAACAAAGGAAGAATATGAAAAAGAGGTGAGCAGCTTTAAAGGATTAATATTTTAA
- a CDS encoding XkdF-like putative serine protease domain-containing protein, translated as MHKINKSFEVSIAKIDKENRIVEGVVYRPSKEFDKYGNPTDYVDSQGDWMTEEDVKKACHKFSKKLAINKGKVVDKQHNEKGGYGHVVENYIAKVDIPDIGAKKGDWCAAIEVTDEETWKQVLKGEITGFSIGGRAVYI; from the coding sequence TTGCATAAGATCAATAAAAGTTTTGAAGTAAGTATTGCTAAAATAGATAAAGAAAATAGGATAGTAGAAGGTGTAGTCTATAGACCATCAAAGGAATTTGATAAATATGGGAATCCAACAGATTATGTTGATAGCCAAGGGGATTGGATGACGGAAGAAGATGTAAAAAAGGCTTGTCATAAGTTTTCTAAAAAATTGGCTATAAACAAAGGGAAGGTTGTAGATAAGCAGCACAACGAAAAAGGAGGATATGGCCATGTAGTGGAAAATTATATTGCAAAAGTTGATATTCCTGATATTGGGGCAAAGAAGGGAGATTGGTGTGCAGCAATAGAGGTAACAGATGAAGAAACTTGGAAGCAAGTATTAAAAGGTGAAATAACAGGCTTTTCCATAGGTGGGAGGGCTGTATATATATAG
- a CDS encoding HK97 gp10 family phage protein: protein MAYNYFKIVVNQDKLDKLFSKYGEELTEKAIRVVNKYTNKISNEAKKIIDESGYRDTGRLINSIKHSIYAYIDRIIGEVNGGTKYAQYIHEGVKHPTKSSERTVPFFVPFKVAPTLFKWAVRNKVIESIDGVYRLASTGQIVEPDRGGLQVHIAPAKYFEKPFNQYKDQFVEEVSNIINKN, encoded by the coding sequence ATGGCTTATAATTATTTTAAAATAGTAGTTAATCAAGATAAATTAGATAAATTATTTTCTAAATATGGAGAGGAATTAACAGAAAAAGCAATTAGAGTAGTAAATAAATACACAAATAAAATTTCAAATGAAGCAAAGAAAATTATTGATGAATCTGGCTACAGAGATACTGGAAGGCTTATAAATTCAATTAAGCACTCTATTTATGCTTATATAGATAGAATTATAGGTGAAGTTAACGGTGGTACAAAATATGCTCAATATATTCACGAAGGGGTAAAGCATCCTACAAAGAGTTCAGAGAGAACTGTGCCATTCTTTGTACCTTTCAAAGTTGCACCAACATTGTTTAAGTGGGCTGTAAGGAATAAAGTTATAGAATCAATTGACGGAGTATATAGGTTAGCAAGTACAGGGCAAATAGTTGAACCAGATAGAGGAGGATTACAAGTTCATATTGCACCAGCTAAATATTTTGAAAAGCCATTTAACCAATATAAGGATCAGTTTGTAGAGGAAGTTTCAAATATCATTAATAAAAATTAG
- a CDS encoding phage tail tape measure protein, with amino-acid sequence MQENRVRVIFEAVLGKFKNDVKSAAKATLEIGEAGEKASEQVDFDEANKSVKALEVSLKRLTATLKKLAVGYVAKKLFGAGKDNFMYFVDYQKSLAQVTTLLPHITEDRINQMSENVKRLARDMKILPQEIFPAMYSAISASVPEEEMFDFLETARRASIGGVTDMLTSVDVLTSVVNAYGSEVIDAQKASDLIFTTMRKGKTTFEEITSQLYSVLPAAKALEVPFENVSAAIATLTATGTPTAQATTQIGRMFLEFSKQGTRASEVFRAATGKTFRQFIAEGHNLQDALTVMEQVAKKAKVEINDLFNSAEAGNAALSLTGKSASRFTEDLEAMANAAGATKEAFDKMSGTISYALEGIRAKISVFKINIAEKYFPEIRDAINAVDETLDRLDENKALDSLARSIGGIIATIILKFNDMLTNIDSVIERINKLAYFIDNNLSTAIDVVMGLAKAFIIFKTAAAVAHVIETVAGAIGLLTKAQWALNAAQNASPIGFIITLAGLLLLWIIKLIGGFENLENIGTRALLALRVVFLMLVEKIVWGVNLILQFLKILLGWIPIIGDVIGVAANTSSRALKGLRSEIDETIDKLDELSNKKTRVDIEAENDALDEELFNSLEGRGTKDEETEEEQPHEIDVQVPDDIEELISGKGSARSKKTL; translated from the coding sequence ATGCAGGAGAATAGAGTTAGAGTAATATTTGAGGCTGTTTTAGGTAAGTTTAAAAATGATGTTAAGTCAGCAGCAAAAGCTACTTTAGAAATTGGAGAAGCAGGAGAAAAAGCATCTGAACAAGTTGATTTTGATGAGGCAAACAAGAGCGTAAAAGCCCTTGAAGTGAGCTTAAAAAGACTAACAGCTACATTAAAAAAACTTGCAGTAGGGTATGTAGCCAAGAAGTTATTTGGAGCCGGAAAAGACAACTTCATGTATTTTGTTGATTATCAAAAAAGCTTAGCTCAAGTTACTACTTTATTACCACATATAACAGAAGATAGAATAAATCAAATGTCCGAAAATGTAAAACGTCTAGCAAGAGATATGAAAATATTGCCACAAGAAATTTTCCCTGCAATGTATTCAGCCATATCTGCTTCCGTTCCTGAAGAAGAAATGTTTGATTTTCTAGAAACTGCAAGAAGGGCATCCATCGGTGGAGTTACCGACATGCTAACTTCTGTTGACGTTCTTACTTCGGTTGTCAATGCTTATGGATCAGAGGTTATAGATGCTCAGAAGGCTTCTGACTTAATATTTACAACAATGAGGAAAGGTAAAACAACTTTTGAAGAAATAACAAGTCAGTTATATAGCGTTTTACCTGCAGCAAAAGCATTAGAGGTGCCATTCGAGAATGTTTCAGCTGCCATTGCTACATTGACAGCAACTGGTACTCCAACAGCTCAAGCAACAACTCAAATAGGTAGAATGTTCTTAGAGTTTTCAAAACAAGGTACAAGGGCTAGTGAGGTATTCCGCGCAGCAACAGGAAAAACATTTAGACAGTTTATAGCAGAAGGACACAACCTGCAAGATGCATTAACTGTTATGGAGCAAGTTGCTAAAAAAGCTAAAGTAGAGATAAATGACTTATTTAACTCAGCAGAAGCAGGGAATGCTGCATTATCTTTAACAGGGAAAAGTGCTTCAAGATTTACAGAAGACTTAGAAGCTATGGCTAATGCTGCAGGGGCTACAAAAGAAGCTTTTGACAAGATGAGTGGAACGATATCCTATGCGCTAGAAGGAATAAGAGCAAAAATAAGTGTATTTAAAATTAACATAGCAGAAAAATATTTCCCAGAAATTCGAGATGCAATAAATGCAGTTGATGAAACCCTTGATAGGCTTGATGAAAACAAAGCGTTAGATAGTCTTGCCCGAAGCATTGGAGGTATTATAGCTACAATTATCCTTAAATTTAATGATATGTTAACTAATATTGATAGTGTAATTGAAAGAATAAATAAATTAGCATATTTCATAGATAACAACTTATCTACCGCTATAGATGTAGTTATGGGATTAGCAAAAGCATTTATAATATTTAAAACTGCTGCTGCAGTTGCCCATGTTATAGAAACGGTAGCAGGAGCTATAGGACTTTTAACTAAAGCGCAATGGGCATTAAATGCAGCACAAAATGCTAGCCCGATCGGTTTTATAATAACACTTGCTGGATTGTTATTGTTATGGATTATAAAATTAATAGGTGGATTTGAGAATCTGGAAAATATAGGTACAAGGGCTCTTTTAGCTTTAAGAGTAGTATTTCTAATGTTAGTAGAAAAGATTGTTTGGGGAGTAAACCTAATACTCCAATTTTTAAAAATTCTTTTAGGTTGGATACCTATCATAGGAGATGTTATTGGAGTAGCAGCAAATACATCTAGCAGAGCCTTGAAAGGATTAAGAAGCGAAATCGATGAAACAATAGACAAGTTAGATGAATTAAGCAACAAAAAAACAAGAGTAGATATAGAAGCGGAAAATGATGCCTTAGATGAAGAACTTTTTAATAGTTTAGAAGGTAGAGGAACTAAAGATGAAGAAACAGAAGAAGAGCAACCACATGAAATAGATGTTCAAGTACCTGATGACATTGAAGAGCTTATTAGTGGGAAAGGCAGTGCAAGAAGTAAAAAAACTCTGTAG
- a CDS encoding SPRY domain-containing protein, with protein sequence MDSKKNVNRSPWSSIDGGVAFGYYVDNKIGKLFKTGEALITELLAYTTGDTLGIALDLDSSPRMARFYKNGQFIVEGEIPWSGEVYPAVGSGNSDGGITTANFGITKFNIITSNPVEWQKLKRKGYLPYDVDNASWFTPFKI encoded by the coding sequence ATGGATAGCAAAAAAAATGTTAATCGTTCTCCTTGGTCTTCTATAGATGGTGGTGTAGCATTTGGTTATTATGTTGACAATAAAATAGGTAAATTGTTTAAAACTGGAGAGGCATTAATAACTGAGCTTCTAGCATATACAACAGGAGATACATTAGGTATAGCATTAGATTTAGATAGTTCACCAAGAATGGCTAGATTTTATAAAAATGGACAATTTATAGTAGAAGGGGAAATTCCTTGGAGTGGGGAAGTGTATCCTGCTGTGGGCAGTGGTAATTCAGATGGCGGTATAACAACAGCTAATTTTGGCATTACAAAATTTAACATAATAACTTCTAATCCAGTAGAATGGCAAAAATTGAAGCGAAAAGGATATTTGCCTTATGATGTGGATAATGCAAGTTGGTTCACACCTTTTAAAATATAA
- a CDS encoding LamG-like jellyroll fold domain-containing protein, protein MNERWVQYLMDKYGVAWFKCDEESGNIIDGKGSHIGTPYNLTYQGEEGICFNGNNSYIQFNDKVIPIGKKSIYFEFKADSKLDRDMAILCVGLYSDGTINGIRGVGDYIFINEKGCIGWINYSGNIFASDRRININYLDIDYCDGQWHKVLLTWDGTTNGNGVKIYVDDLKTPIYSGASLSEETSIQAMNLVIGKTGHFNEKYTACFKGNLRNVQIYNEVIDPIPKFYLLKAEDKYYTYLDNQFIEVELAIENFENYGIIDLSTLLTPNEQGIKPISRLKDPEIICLTDKHNPQLYIKGFRDLRPLMESNNPKILINSEVGHEIKVTYHPKAQLILPVGDIVLRMLERIHNFTVYTNKNHGGDIKIIFSIDSGRTWLIYNGKETEKVDINNLEEIEEKGLTPDEFNAIGEKWNDIIVDDKIRFAYYLEIESINDIAEVDRLETEMDMHGRWRKAEHLEDYDYEYDNEHIYITFYKNGSYKVNYQG, encoded by the coding sequence ATGAATGAGAGATGGGTTCAATATTTGATGGATAAATATGGTGTTGCTTGGTTTAAGTGTGATGAAGAAAGTGGAAATATTATTGATGGTAAAGGAAGTCATATTGGAACACCATATAATTTAACTTATCAAGGTGAAGAAGGAATTTGCTTTAATGGAAATAATAGTTATATTCAATTTAATGATAAAGTTATACCTATAGGAAAGAAAAGTATATATTTTGAATTTAAAGCAGATAGTAAATTAGATAGAGATATGGCTATTTTATGTGTTGGACTTTATAGTGATGGAACGATTAATGGTATTAGAGGGGTTGGGGATTATATATTTATCAATGAAAAAGGTTGTATTGGTTGGATAAATTATAGTGGTAATATTTTTGCAAGTGATAGAAGAATAAATATAAATTATTTAGATATAGACTATTGCGATGGTCAATGGCATAAAGTTTTATTAACTTGGGATGGTACTACTAATGGAAATGGAGTAAAAATATATGTGGATGATTTAAAGACTCCTATTTATAGTGGCGCTTCTTTATCAGAAGAAACTTCTATTCAAGCTATGAATTTAGTAATAGGTAAAACGGGACATTTTAATGAAAAATATACAGCTTGTTTTAAAGGTAATTTAAGAAATGTTCAAATTTATAATGAAGTAATAGACCCAATACCTAAATTCTATCTATTAAAAGCAGAAGATAAATATTACACTTATTTAGATAACCAGTTTATAGAAGTAGAGCTTGCAATAGAAAACTTTGAAAATTATGGGATAATTGATTTATCTACTTTACTAACCCCAAATGAACAAGGTATTAAACCAATTTCAAGGCTAAAAGATCCAGAAATAATATGCTTGACAGATAAGCATAATCCTCAGCTTTATATCAAAGGTTTCAGGGATTTGAGGCCATTAATGGAATCAAATAACCCCAAAATATTAATAAACTCTGAAGTAGGGCATGAAATAAAAGTGACATATCATCCAAAAGCACAATTAATCTTGCCTGTTGGAGACATAGTGCTGCGAATGCTTGAAAGAATACACAATTTTACTGTATATACAAATAAAAATCATGGTGGAGATATAAAGATTATATTTAGTATAGATAGTGGTAGAACATGGTTAATTTACAATGGCAAAGAAACTGAGAAAGTAGACATTAACAACCTAGAAGAAATAGAAGAAAAAGGATTAACTCCAGATGAATTTAATGCCATAGGGGAAAAATGGAATGATATTATAGTAGACGATAAAATTAGATTTGCTTATTACCTTGAAATAGAATCTATAAACGACATAGCTGAAGTAGACAGGCTAGAAACAGAAATGGACATGCATGGAAGATGGAGAAAGGCTGAGCATCTTGAAGATTATGATTATGAATATGACAATGAACATATATACATTACCTTCTATAAAAACGGATCTTATAAAGTGAATTATCAAGGTTGA
- a CDS encoding Spo0E family sporulation regulatory protein-aspartic acid phosphatase, protein MDKKQIEKQIDIILKHIELLRAELELLIEEQGISEETIRKSQELDEYITKYYKHLEELKKQ, encoded by the coding sequence ATGGATAAAAAACAGATTGAAAAGCAAATTGATATCATATTAAAACATATCGAATTACTTAGAGCCGAACTTGAACTTTTAATAGAAGAGCAGGGAATTAGTGAAGAGACTATAAGAAAAAGTCAAGAATTAGATGAGTATATAACCAAATATTACAAGCATCTAGAAGAGTTAAAGAAACAGTAG
- a CDS encoding putative ABC transporter permease encodes MRQLIKYSILFIIGGTLYYCIEILWRGYSYLAMFFLGGLCFISIGYINEQYFRFRKSLLLQQVIACLIITSLELLFGLIFNIRLGWDIWDYSIYKFNFMGQICLKYSILWFFLSLPAIFLYDYLKYWLFGEEKPKYKII; translated from the coding sequence ATGAGACAACTAATTAAGTATTCAATTTTATTTATAATTGGTGGAACGTTATATTATTGCATTGAAATTTTGTGGAGAGGTTATTCCTATTTAGCAATGTTTTTTCTTGGCGGATTGTGTTTCATATCAATAGGCTATATAAATGAACAATATTTTAGGTTTAGAAAATCTCTATTATTACAGCAGGTGATAGCTTGTTTAATTATAACTTCATTAGAGCTACTCTTTGGTTTAATTTTTAATATAAGATTAGGGTGGGATATTTGGGACTATAGCATATATAAGTTCAATTTTATGGGGCAAATATGTTTAAAATACAGTATATTATGGTTTTTTCTTTCTTTACCAGCCATATTTCTCTATGATTACTTAAAATACTGGTTGTTTGGAGAAGAAAAACCAAAATATAAAATTATTTAA
- a CDS encoding BhlA/UviB family holin-like peptide, giving the protein MEGELFKLATSNGIWAALYVFLFIYVLYDSKNREKQYIEREKKNIRLPYMKTKQS; this is encoded by the coding sequence ATGGAAGGTGAACTATTCAAACTAGCAACAAGCAATGGAATATGGGCTGCTCTCTATGTGTTTTTGTTCATCTATGTACTCTACGATAGCAAAAACAGAGAAAAGCAATACATAGAGAGAGAGAAGAAAAATATCAGGTTACCATATATGAAAACCAAACAATCATAA
- a CDS encoding glycoside hydrolase family 25 protein, producing MIIDISHHQNPANMNYDKLAKQVKLVIIRTQYGSRTIDRRYKTHQREFQKRGVPTAAYAWVRGVSINDMRQEARDFYNRTKEFNPTFWFLDVEEISIKDMRAGIKAYVDELRKLGVKKVAAYIAHHLYKQLNLDLKDFDAIWIPHYGKNNGQVTSQPSFPCDIHQYTDKGRLEGYSGYLDLNRLMGTKPLEFFTGKEVVKVDKKDEMKKDKPSDWVKDDWNWAIEKGITDGRNPQGLATREQVVAMIKELRR from the coding sequence ATGATTATTGATATTAGTCACCATCAGAATCCAGCGAACATGAATTACGATAAGCTAGCCAAGCAAGTTAAACTTGTAATCATTCGTACACAATATGGTTCCAGGACCATTGATAGGCGTTATAAAACTCACCAAAGAGAATTCCAAAAACGTGGCGTACCTACAGCTGCATATGCATGGGTTAGAGGGGTTTCTATTAATGATATGAGACAAGAGGCTAGAGATTTTTATAATCGTACTAAAGAATTCAATCCTACATTTTGGTTTCTGGATGTGGAGGAAATATCAATCAAAGACATGAGGGCAGGAATTAAAGCATACGTTGATGAACTTAGAAAACTAGGAGTCAAGAAAGTGGCAGCATATATTGCTCATCACTTATATAAGCAGTTAAACCTTGACTTGAAGGATTTTGATGCAATCTGGATTCCTCACTATGGTAAGAACAATGGACAAGTTACAAGTCAACCTAGCTTTCCATGTGATATTCACCAATACACTGATAAGGGCCGATTAGAAGGATATTCGGGTTATCTAGATTTAAACCGACTGATGGGTACTAAACCATTAGAGTTTTTTACAGGAAAAGAAGTGGTAAAGGTGGACAAAAAGGATGAAATGAAAAAAGATAAACCTTCAGACTGGGTTAAAGATGATTGGAATTGGGCAATTGAAAAAGGAATTACAGATGGCAGAAATCCTCAAGGATTAGCAACTAGAGAGCAGGTTGTTGCGATGATAAAAGAGCTAAGGAGGTAA